In one window of Episyrphus balteatus chromosome 3, idEpiBalt1.1, whole genome shotgun sequence DNA:
- the LOC129916431 gene encoding tropomyosin-1, isoforms 33/34 isoform X20, with protein MTTNIPQGTLLDVLKKKMRQTKEEMEKYKDECEEYHKRLQLEVVRREEAESEVAALNRRIQLLEEDLERSEERLGSATAKLSEASQAADESERIRKALENRTNMEDDRVAILEAQLSQAKLIAEEADKKYEEVARKLVLMEQDLERSEEKAELGESKIVELEEELRVVGNNLKSLEVSEEKATQKEETFEGQIRLLDQQLKEAEARAEFAERSVQKLQKEVDRLEDDTIVEVEKFALIGDSLELAFLDLIPGLEPFYTPRNPKPPTPKEPTPTAEEIAAAEAAKAEAEAAAAEAAAKAEEEAAAAAAEAEKAAREAEEAAAILAAKEPTPPPPPPPPFEYAIDLPPEGAEVPYVKNYVPPPPGSEVPPPAEGAAPAVEGAAPPAEGAPAPAPPAEGAPPAAPAEGAAAAAPPAEGAPPAAAPAADGAAPAAAPAAAEAAAPPPADAAAPAPEAAPPAPAAEAPPAPPAEAAPAEPAPA; from the exons atgacCACCAACATTCCACAAGGTACACTTTTGGATGTACTCAAGAAGAAAATGCGTCAGACCAAAGAAGAAATGGAAAAGTATAAAGATGAATGCGAGGAATATCACAAAAGGTTACAACTTGAGGTTGTGCGGCGTGAAGAA GCTGAATCTGAAGTTGCTGCATTAAATCGTCGCATTCAGTTGCTCGAAGAAGACTTGGAACGTTCTGAGGAACGTCTTGGATCTGCCACAGCTAAACTTTCGGAAGCATCACAAGCTGCTGATGAAAGTGAACG GATACGAAAGGCTCTTGAAAATCGTACAAATATGGAAGATGACAGAGTAGCTATATTGGAAGCACAATTATCCCAAGCAAAATTAATTGCCGAGGAAGCTGACAAAAAATACGAagag gttGCAAGAAAACTAGTCCTCATGGAACAGGATTTGGAACGTTCCGAGGAGAAAGCTGAGCTTGGCGAaag CAAAATCGTGGAACTTGAAGAAGAACTCCGCGTTGTGGGTAACAACTTGAAATCCCTCGAAGTCTCAGAAGAAAAg GCCACTCAAAAGGAAGAGACTTTCGAAGGTCAAATCAGATTATTGGATCAACAACTTaaagag GCTGAAGCCCGTGCTGAATTTGCCGAACGTTCTGTTCAAAAATTGCAGAAAGAAGTCGACAGACTCGAAG aTGATACAATTGTCGAAGTGGAGAAATTCGCACTAATAGGAGACAGCTTAGAGTTGGCATTCCTTGATTTGATACCCGGACTTGAACCATTCTATACGCCCCGCAATCCAAAACCACCAACACCAAAAGAACCCACGCCCACAGCCGAAGAAATTGCCGCTGCTGAAGCAGCGAAAGCAGAAGCTGAAGCTGCAGCTGCAGAAGCCGCAGCTAAAGCTGAAGAAGAAGCAGCCGCAGCAGCTGCTGAAGCTGAAAAAGCAGCTCGTGAGGCAGAAGAAGCAGCGGCTATCCTTGCGGCCAAAGAACCAAccccaccaccaccaccaccgccaccaTTCGAATATGCTATTGATTTGCCACCAGAGGGTGCTGAAGTGCCTTATGTTAAGAACTATGTACCTCCACCACCGGGTTCAGAAGTACCACCGCCAGCAGAAGGCGCAGCTCCAGCAGTTGAGGGCGCAGCTCCGCCGGCCGAGGGTGCTCCTGCTCCTGCACCACCAGCGGAAGGGGCTCCACCTGCTGCACCAGCAGAGGGAGCCGCAGCTGCTGCACCACCTGCGGAAGGAGCTCCACCAGCTGCTGCACCAGCAGCAGATGGTGCGGCTCCAGCAGCTGCCCCCGCCGCCGCCGAAGCTGCAGCTCCACCGCCAGCTGATGCCGCAGCCCCAGCTCCAGAGGCTGCACCACCAGCACCAGCTGCCGAAGCACCACCAGCTCCACCTGCCGAAGCAGCACCAGCTGAACCTGCACCCGCTTAA
- the LOC129916431 gene encoding myosin-G heavy chain isoform X6, with amino-acid sequence MIEKTIKLQIDIDEVNNISSNNTSLSTSSNSLNNIPIQQQQQQQHLKPIKQKQDIKHSTTNSNVKSNIFDSNSCNRHNLQVDSNNNNNNNFRNSSNNVTILNTSSATKATINKCNNNNNIINNNNNINLNNSRRRRNQQEIRKNKRAHRHLLTSSGATPKPTAVAPTSQNQNTNCQKRQKKKKTKRKTDSENSKSGSSHHHLQNEQQLRQQQQQTNSHPNRNCKSSSSTTNQPRNSNNKNNKLIQNNWNNNRLSECDDSATIVSVISSQWCSIEERLNLLDKLLYCDEFDDDNYSTISSECYKDDDDNNDDDNIIMSDHSGSGQMPMKRRGHQHHPRFAGQRRSNVPVEEILAALRRGDSVGELSNLSSTTSTSTTTTADSQVTSLNTGSTSTLDTLSHFGDVDVETDELGRCLSPIDLPYDNNNTETTTTILKELNRNPDGNYLNDVNIKKTSLDLPLQQLSAELAIPSTANSSPTPTDESSLLDDVAKTPSSSSSSKQQRSPKKEKLRSEKKKKKSKTKNSTESGAGDQNSFQERPEADGAAAANNENNSPDNNLDDDSSSAEWAKLRCTSERTEVVAEREIRRHKGRCADYPGLAFGRSIFSSDTMMKFNIIRNELHNIMNTQLKRAESEVAALNRRIQLLEEDLERSEERLGSATAKLSEASQAADESERIRKALENRTNMEDDRVAILEAQLSQAKLIAEEADKKYEEVARKLVLMEQDLERSEEKAELGESKIVELEEELRVVGNNLKSLEVSEEKANQREEEYKNQIKTLNTRLKEAEARAEFAERSVQKLQKEVDRLEDELIIEKEKYAIIGDSLDLAFVDLVPGVQPNYNERNPKPPTPKEPTPTPEQIAAAEAAAEAAVAAEAAAAADAEGKAQEAAAGEAAAQEAEAAAAAAAEVPKEPTPPPPPPPPFEYAIDLPPEGAEVPYVKNFDAVAAAAAEAAAVAAAEAAAAVAAEEAAKAAAEAAAAAPTTDSAPPAEGAPPAEGAPAAEGAAPPATEGAPAPAPESTDAAPAPAPEAAPTTEAPPAPAPES; translated from the exons ATGattgaaaaaactataaaacttCAAATCGATATTGATGAAGTTAATAATATAAGTTCAAATAATACAAGCTTAAGTACAAGTTCAAATAGTTTAAATAATATaccaatacaacaacaacaacaacaacaacatttaaaacccataaaacaaaaacaagatatAAAACATTCTACTACTAATTCGAATGTAAAATCGAATATATTTGACAGCAACTCATGTAACCGGCATAATTTACAAGTAGAttcgaataataataataataataattttcgaaattcaTCAAATAATGTGACTATATTAAACACATCAAGTGCGACAAAGGcaacaataaataaatgcaataacaataataatattattaataataacaataatataaatttaaataattcacGTCGCCGGCGTAATCAACAGGAAATACGTAAAAATAAACGTGCTCACCGCCATCTACTGACAAGTAGCGGTGCTACACCAAAACCAACAGCAGTTGCACCAACATCACAAAACCAAAATACCAATTGtcagaaacgtcaaaaaaagaaaaagacaaaACGAAAAACTGACAGCGAAAATAGTAAAAGTGGAAGCAGTCATCACCATCTACAAAACGAACAGCAGCTGCGCCAGCAGCAACAGCAAACCAACAGTCATCCAAATCGTAACTGCAAATCTTCTTCCTCCACAACTAATCAACCTCGCAAcagtaataataaaaacaataaattaatacaaaataattggAATAATAATCGATTAAGTGAATGCGATGATTCGGCAACAATTGTATCAGTGATATCTTCTCAATGGTGTTCAATTGAGGAACGTTTAAATTTACTCgataaacttttgtattgtGATGAATTTGATGACGATAATTATTCAACAATTAGCAGCGAATGTTACaaagacgacgacgacaacaacgacgacgacaacataATAATGAGTGATCATAGTGGCAGCGGGCAAATGCCAATGAAGCGCCGTGGTCACCAGCATCATCCCAGATTTGCTGGCCAACGTCGTTCCAATGTTCCAGTTGAAGAGATTTTGGCTGCTTTACGTCGCGGCGATAGTGTTGGTGAACTGTCAAATTTATCATCCACAACATCTACAAGTACTACAACAACAGCTGATTCCCAAGTGACGTCATTAAATACAGGATCCACCTCAACATTAGATACTTTAAGTCATTTTGGTGATGTCGATGTTGAGACAGATGAATTAGGTAGATGCTTATCACCGATTGACCTTCcttatgataataataatactgaaacaacaacaacaattctcAAGGAATTGAATAGAAATCCCGATGGCAATTATTTAAATGATGTAAATATTAAGAAAACGTCCTTAGACTTGCCTTTGCAACAATTATCTGCAGAGCTTGCAATCCCATCAACTGCAAATAGCAGTCCAACGCCAACGGACGAGAGTAGTCTGTTGGATGATGTCGCTAAGACACCGAGTAGTAGTAGTAGTTCGAAACAACAGCGTTCTCCGAAAAAGGAGAAACTTCGTtcggagaagaagaagaaaaaatcgaaaacaaaaaattctacaGAATCAGGAGCAGGAGATCAGAACTCATTTCAAGAACGTCCTGAAGCTGATGGCGCTGCAGCAGCTAACAATGAGAATAACTCACCAGACAACAATCTGGATGATGATTCGTCGTCTGCTGAATGGGCGAAACTTCGATGCACCAGCGAACGGACGGAAGTTGTTGCTGAGAGAGAAATACGCCGGCACAAAGGACGTTGTGCTGATTATCCAGGATTGGCATTTGGCCGGTCGATATTTAGCTCTGATACAATGatgaaatttaatataattcgCAATGAACTGCATAACATCATGAATACACAATTGAAACgg GCTGAATCTGAAGTTGCTGCATTAAATCGTCGCATTCAGTTGCTCGAAGAAGACTTGGAACGTTCTGAGGAACGTCTTGGATCTGCCACAGCTAAACTTTCGGAAGCATCACAAGCTGCTGATGAAAGTGAACG GATACGAAAGGCTCTTGAAAATCGTACAAATATGGAAGATGACAGAGTAGCTATATTGGAAGCACAATTATCCCAAGCAAAATTAATTGCCGAGGAAGCTGACAAAAAATACGAagag gttGCAAGAAAACTAGTCCTCATGGAACAGGATTTGGAACGTTCCGAGGAGAAAGCTGAGCTTGGCGAaag CAAAATCGTGGAACTTGAAGAAGAACTCCGCGTTGTGGGTAACAACTTGAAATCCCTCGAAGTCTCAGAAGAAAAg GCCAACCAACGTGAAGAGGAATACAAGAACCAAATTAAGACCTTGAACACTCGTCTAAAGGAG GCTGAAGCCCGTGCTGAATTTGCCGAACGTTCTGTTCAAAAATTGCAGAAAGAAGTCGACAGACTCGAAG ATGAATTAATCATAGAAAAGGAGAAATATGCAATTATCGGCGACAGTTTAGATCTTGCATTCGTTGATCTTGTACCCGGAGTTCAACCTAACTATAATGAGCGCAATCCAAAACCACCAACTCCAAAAGAACCCACACCCACACCTGAACAAATTGCTGCTGCTGAAGCAGCTGCTGAAGCCGCAGTCGCTGCAGAAGCTGCAGCCGCAGCCGATGCCGAAGGTAAAGCACAAGAAGCAGCCGCAGGAGAGGCAGCCGCACAAGAAGCAGAAGCAGCAGCTGCTGCTGCCGCAGAAGTGCCGAAAGAACCAAccccaccaccaccaccaccaccaccattcGAATACGCCATTGACTTACCTCCAGAGGGCGCTGAAGTGCCATATGTAAAGAACTTTGATGCCGTGGCAGCTGCAGCAGCCGAGGCAGCAGCAGTCGCTGCAGCTGAAGCAGCAGCAGCTGTTGCAGCAGAAGAAGCAGCGAAGGCAGCAGCCGAAGCTGCTGCTGCAGCCCCCACAACAGACAGTGCCCCACCAGCAGAGGGTGCACCACCAGCAGAAGGTGCCCCAGCAGCTGAAGGGGCTGCCCCACCTGCAACAGAAGGAGCGCCAGCTCCAGCACCAGAATCAACAGACGCTGCTCCAGCACCAGCACCAGAGGCAGCACCAACAACTGAAGCGCCTCCAGCACCGGCTCCGGAATCTTAA
- the LOC129916431 gene encoding myosin-G heavy chain isoform X8 encodes MIEKTIKLQIDIDEVNNISSNNTSLSTSSNSLNNIPIQQQQQQQHLKPIKQKQDIKHSTTNSNVKSNIFDSNSCNRHNLQVDSNNNNNNNFRNSSNNVTILNTSSATKATINKCNNNNNIINNNNNINLNNSRRRRNQQEIRKNKRAHRHLLTSSGATPKPTAVAPTSQNQNTNCQKRQKKKKTKRKTDSENSKSGSSHHHLQNEQQLRQQQQQTNSHPNRNCKSSSSTTNQPRNSNNKNNKLIQNNWNNNRLSECDDSATIVSVISSQWCSIEERLNLLDKLLYCDEFDDDNYSTISSECYKDDDDNNDDDNIIMSDHSGSGQMPMKRRGHQHHPRFAGQRRSNVPVEEILAALRRGDSVGELSNLSSTTSTSTTTTADSQVTSLNTGSTSTLDTLSHFGDVDVETDELGRCLSPIDLPYDNNNTETTTTILKELNRNPDGNYLNDVNIKKTSLDLPLQQLSAELAIPSTANSSPTPTDESSLLDDVAKTPSSSSSSKQQRSPKKEKLRSEKKKKKSKTKNSTESGAGDQNSFQERPEADGAAAANNENNSPDNNLDDDSSSAEWAKLRCTSERTEVVAEREIRRHKGRCADYPGLAFGRSIFSSDTMMKFNIIRNELHNIMNTQLKRAESEVAALNRRIQLLEEDLERSEERLGSATAKLSEASQAADESERARKVLENRSLADEERMDALENQLKEARFLAEEADKKYDEVARKLAMVEADLERAEERAELGENKIVELEEELRVVGNNLKSLEVSEEKANQREEEYKNQIKTLNTRLKEAEARAEFAERSVQKLQKEVDRLEDDLVLEKERYKDIGDDLDTAFVELILKE; translated from the exons ATGattgaaaaaactataaaacttCAAATCGATATTGATGAAGTTAATAATATAAGTTCAAATAATACAAGCTTAAGTACAAGTTCAAATAGTTTAAATAATATaccaatacaacaacaacaacaacaacaacatttaaaacccataaaacaaaaacaagatatAAAACATTCTACTACTAATTCGAATGTAAAATCGAATATATTTGACAGCAACTCATGTAACCGGCATAATTTACAAGTAGAttcgaataataataataataataattttcgaaattcaTCAAATAATGTGACTATATTAAACACATCAAGTGCGACAAAGGcaacaataaataaatgcaataacaataataatattattaataataacaataatataaatttaaataattcacGTCGCCGGCGTAATCAACAGGAAATACGTAAAAATAAACGTGCTCACCGCCATCTACTGACAAGTAGCGGTGCTACACCAAAACCAACAGCAGTTGCACCAACATCACAAAACCAAAATACCAATTGtcagaaacgtcaaaaaaagaaaaagacaaaACGAAAAACTGACAGCGAAAATAGTAAAAGTGGAAGCAGTCATCACCATCTACAAAACGAACAGCAGCTGCGCCAGCAGCAACAGCAAACCAACAGTCATCCAAATCGTAACTGCAAATCTTCTTCCTCCACAACTAATCAACCTCGCAAcagtaataataaaaacaataaattaatacaaaataattggAATAATAATCGATTAAGTGAATGCGATGATTCGGCAACAATTGTATCAGTGATATCTTCTCAATGGTGTTCAATTGAGGAACGTTTAAATTTACTCgataaacttttgtattgtGATGAATTTGATGACGATAATTATTCAACAATTAGCAGCGAATGTTACaaagacgacgacgacaacaacgacgacgacaacataATAATGAGTGATCATAGTGGCAGCGGGCAAATGCCAATGAAGCGCCGTGGTCACCAGCATCATCCCAGATTTGCTGGCCAACGTCGTTCCAATGTTCCAGTTGAAGAGATTTTGGCTGCTTTACGTCGCGGCGATAGTGTTGGTGAACTGTCAAATTTATCATCCACAACATCTACAAGTACTACAACAACAGCTGATTCCCAAGTGACGTCATTAAATACAGGATCCACCTCAACATTAGATACTTTAAGTCATTTTGGTGATGTCGATGTTGAGACAGATGAATTAGGTAGATGCTTATCACCGATTGACCTTCcttatgataataataatactgaaacaacaacaacaattctcAAGGAATTGAATAGAAATCCCGATGGCAATTATTTAAATGATGTAAATATTAAGAAAACGTCCTTAGACTTGCCTTTGCAACAATTATCTGCAGAGCTTGCAATCCCATCAACTGCAAATAGCAGTCCAACGCCAACGGACGAGAGTAGTCTGTTGGATGATGTCGCTAAGACACCGAGTAGTAGTAGTAGTTCGAAACAACAGCGTTCTCCGAAAAAGGAGAAACTTCGTtcggagaagaagaagaaaaaatcgaaaacaaaaaattctacaGAATCAGGAGCAGGAGATCAGAACTCATTTCAAGAACGTCCTGAAGCTGATGGCGCTGCAGCAGCTAACAATGAGAATAACTCACCAGACAACAATCTGGATGATGATTCGTCGTCTGCTGAATGGGCGAAACTTCGATGCACCAGCGAACGGACGGAAGTTGTTGCTGAGAGAGAAATACGCCGGCACAAAGGACGTTGTGCTGATTATCCAGGATTGGCATTTGGCCGGTCGATATTTAGCTCTGATACAATGatgaaatttaatataattcgCAATGAACTGCATAACATCATGAATACACAATTGAAACgg GCTGAATCTGAAGTTGCTGCATTAAATCGTCGCATTCAGTTGCTCGAAGAAGACTTGGAACGTTCTGAGGAACGTCTTGGATCTGCCACAGCTAAACTTTCGGAAGCATCACAAGCTGCTGATGAAAGTGAACG TGCCCGTAAGGTCCTTGAAAACCGCTCACTTGCCGATGAAGAGCGTATGGATGCCCTTGAGAATCAACTCAAAGAAGCCCGTTTCCTTGCTGAAGAAGCCGACAAAAAATACGATGAG gttGCCCGTAAATTGGCCATGGTTGAAGCTGATCTTGAGCGCGCAGAGGAACGTGCCGAGTTGggagaaaa CAAAATCGTGGAACTTGAAGAAGAACTCCGCGTTGTGGGTAACAACTTGAAATCCCTCGAAGTCTCAGAAGAAAAg GCCAACCAACGTGAAGAGGAATACAAGAACCAAATTAAGACCTTGAACACTCGTCTAAAGGAG GCTGAAGCCCGTGCTGAATTTGCCGAACGTTCTGTTCAAAAATTGCAGAAAGAAGTCGACAGACTCGAAG ACGATCTTGTCTTGGAGAAGGAACGTTACAAGGATATCGGAGACGATTTGGATACCGCTTTCGTCGAACTTATCCTCAAGGAATAA
- the LOC129916431 gene encoding uncharacterized abhydrolase domain-containing protein DDB_G0269086 isoform X1 — MIEKTIKLQIDIDEVNNISSNNTSLSTSSNSLNNIPIQQQQQQQHLKPIKQKQDIKHSTTNSNVKSNIFDSNSCNRHNLQVDSNNNNNNNFRNSSNNVTILNTSSATKATINKCNNNNNIINNNNNINLNNSRRRRNQQEIRKNKRAHRHLLTSSGATPKPTAVAPTSQNQNTNCQKRQKKKKTKRKTDSENSKSGSSHHHLQNEQQLRQQQQQTNSHPNRNCKSSSSTTNQPRNSNNKNNKLIQNNWNNNRLSECDDSATIVSVISSQWCSIEERLNLLDKLLYCDEFDDDNYSTISSECYKDDDDNNDDDNIIMSDHSGSGQMPMKRRGHQHHPRFAGQRRSNVPVEEILAALRRGDSVGELSNLSSTTSTSTTTTADSQVTSLNTGSTSTLDTLSHFGDVDVETDELGRCLSPIDLPYDNNNTETTTTILKELNRNPDGNYLNDVNIKKTSLDLPLQQLSAELAIPSTANSSPTPTDESSLLDDVAKTPSSSSSSKQQRSPKKEKLRSEKKKKKSKTKNSTESGAGDQNSFQERPEADGAAAANNENNSPDNNLDDDSSSAEWAKLRCTSERTEVVAEREIRRHKGRCADYPGLAFGRSIFSSDTMMKFNIIRNELHNIMNTQLKRAESEVAALNRRIQLLEEDLERSEERLGSATAKLSEASQAADESERARKVLENRSLADEERMDALENQLKEARFLAEEADKKYDEVARKLAMVEADLERAEERAELGENKIVELEEELRVVGNNLKSLEVSEEKANQREEEYKNQIKTLNTRLKEAEARAEFAERSVQKLQKEVDRLEDDTIVEVEKFALIGDSLELAFLDLIPGLEPFYTPRNPKPPTPKEPTPTAEEIAAAEAAKAEAEAAAAEAAAKAEEEAAAAAAEAEKAAREAEEAAAILAAKEPTPPPPPPPPFEYAIDLPPEGAEVPYVKNYVPPPPGSEVPPPAEGAAPAVEGAAPPAEGAPAPAPPAEGAPPAAPAEGAAAAAPPAEGAPPAAAPAADGAAPAAAPAAAEAAAPPPADAAAPAPEAAPPAPAAEAPPAPPAEAAPAEPAPA, encoded by the exons ATGattgaaaaaactataaaacttCAAATCGATATTGATGAAGTTAATAATATAAGTTCAAATAATACAAGCTTAAGTACAAGTTCAAATAGTTTAAATAATATaccaatacaacaacaacaacaacaacaacatttaaaacccataaaacaaaaacaagatatAAAACATTCTACTACTAATTCGAATGTAAAATCGAATATATTTGACAGCAACTCATGTAACCGGCATAATTTACAAGTAGAttcgaataataataataataataattttcgaaattcaTCAAATAATGTGACTATATTAAACACATCAAGTGCGACAAAGGcaacaataaataaatgcaataacaataataatattattaataataacaataatataaatttaaataattcacGTCGCCGGCGTAATCAACAGGAAATACGTAAAAATAAACGTGCTCACCGCCATCTACTGACAAGTAGCGGTGCTACACCAAAACCAACAGCAGTTGCACCAACATCACAAAACCAAAATACCAATTGtcagaaacgtcaaaaaaagaaaaagacaaaACGAAAAACTGACAGCGAAAATAGTAAAAGTGGAAGCAGTCATCACCATCTACAAAACGAACAGCAGCTGCGCCAGCAGCAACAGCAAACCAACAGTCATCCAAATCGTAACTGCAAATCTTCTTCCTCCACAACTAATCAACCTCGCAAcagtaataataaaaacaataaattaatacaaaataattggAATAATAATCGATTAAGTGAATGCGATGATTCGGCAACAATTGTATCAGTGATATCTTCTCAATGGTGTTCAATTGAGGAACGTTTAAATTTACTCgataaacttttgtattgtGATGAATTTGATGACGATAATTATTCAACAATTAGCAGCGAATGTTACaaagacgacgacgacaacaacgacgacgacaacataATAATGAGTGATCATAGTGGCAGCGGGCAAATGCCAATGAAGCGCCGTGGTCACCAGCATCATCCCAGATTTGCTGGCCAACGTCGTTCCAATGTTCCAGTTGAAGAGATTTTGGCTGCTTTACGTCGCGGCGATAGTGTTGGTGAACTGTCAAATTTATCATCCACAACATCTACAAGTACTACAACAACAGCTGATTCCCAAGTGACGTCATTAAATACAGGATCCACCTCAACATTAGATACTTTAAGTCATTTTGGTGATGTCGATGTTGAGACAGATGAATTAGGTAGATGCTTATCACCGATTGACCTTCcttatgataataataatactgaaacaacaacaacaattctcAAGGAATTGAATAGAAATCCCGATGGCAATTATTTAAATGATGTAAATATTAAGAAAACGTCCTTAGACTTGCCTTTGCAACAATTATCTGCAGAGCTTGCAATCCCATCAACTGCAAATAGCAGTCCAACGCCAACGGACGAGAGTAGTCTGTTGGATGATGTCGCTAAGACACCGAGTAGTAGTAGTAGTTCGAAACAACAGCGTTCTCCGAAAAAGGAGAAACTTCGTtcggagaagaagaagaaaaaatcgaaaacaaaaaattctacaGAATCAGGAGCAGGAGATCAGAACTCATTTCAAGAACGTCCTGAAGCTGATGGCGCTGCAGCAGCTAACAATGAGAATAACTCACCAGACAACAATCTGGATGATGATTCGTCGTCTGCTGAATGGGCGAAACTTCGATGCACCAGCGAACGGACGGAAGTTGTTGCTGAGAGAGAAATACGCCGGCACAAAGGACGTTGTGCTGATTATCCAGGATTGGCATTTGGCCGGTCGATATTTAGCTCTGATACAATGatgaaatttaatataattcgCAATGAACTGCATAACATCATGAATACACAATTGAAACgg GCTGAATCTGAAGTTGCTGCATTAAATCGTCGCATTCAGTTGCTCGAAGAAGACTTGGAACGTTCTGAGGAACGTCTTGGATCTGCCACAGCTAAACTTTCGGAAGCATCACAAGCTGCTGATGAAAGTGAACG TGCCCGTAAGGTCCTTGAAAACCGCTCACTTGCCGATGAAGAGCGTATGGATGCCCTTGAGAATCAACTCAAAGAAGCCCGTTTCCTTGCTGAAGAAGCCGACAAAAAATACGATGAG gttGCCCGTAAATTGGCCATGGTTGAAGCTGATCTTGAGCGCGCAGAGGAACGTGCCGAGTTGggagaaaa CAAAATCGTGGAACTTGAAGAAGAACTCCGCGTTGTGGGTAACAACTTGAAATCCCTCGAAGTCTCAGAAGAAAAg GCCAACCAACGTGAAGAGGAATACAAGAACCAAATTAAGACCTTGAACACTCGTCTAAAGGAG GCTGAAGCCCGTGCTGAATTTGCCGAACGTTCTGTTCAAAAATTGCAGAAAGAAGTCGACAGACTCGAAG aTGATACAATTGTCGAAGTGGAGAAATTCGCACTAATAGGAGACAGCTTAGAGTTGGCATTCCTTGATTTGATACCCGGACTTGAACCATTCTATACGCCCCGCAATCCAAAACCACCAACACCAAAAGAACCCACGCCCACAGCCGAAGAAATTGCCGCTGCTGAAGCAGCGAAAGCAGAAGCTGAAGCTGCAGCTGCAGAAGCCGCAGCTAAAGCTGAAGAAGAAGCAGCCGCAGCAGCTGCTGAAGCTGAAAAAGCAGCTCGTGAGGCAGAAGAAGCAGCGGCTATCCTTGCGGCCAAAGAACCAAccccaccaccaccaccaccgccaccaTTCGAATATGCTATTGATTTGCCACCAGAGGGTGCTGAAGTGCCTTATGTTAAGAACTATGTACCTCCACCACCGGGTTCAGAAGTACCACCGCCAGCAGAAGGCGCAGCTCCAGCAGTTGAGGGCGCAGCTCCGCCGGCCGAGGGTGCTCCTGCTCCTGCACCACCAGCGGAAGGGGCTCCACCTGCTGCACCAGCAGAGGGAGCCGCAGCTGCTGCACCACCTGCGGAAGGAGCTCCACCAGCTGCTGCACCAGCAGCAGATGGTGCGGCTCCAGCAGCTGCCCCCGCCGCCGCCGAAGCTGCAGCTCCACCGCCAGCTGATGCCGCAGCCCCAGCTCCAGAGGCTGCACCACCAGCACCAGCTGCCGAAGCACCACCAGCTCCACCTGCCGAAGCAGCACCAGCTGAACCTGCACCCGCTTAA
- the LOC129916431 gene encoding tropomyosin-1, isoforms 9A/A/B isoform X24 — MTTNIPQGTLLDVLKKKMRQTKEEMEKYKDECEEYHKRLQLEVVRREEAESEVAALNRRIQLLEEDLERSEERLGSATAKLSEASQAADESERIRKALENRTNMEDDRVAILEAQLSQAKLIAEEADKKYEEVARKLVLMEQDLERSEEKAELGESKIVELEEELRVVGNNLKSLEVSEEKATQKEETFEGQIRLLDQQLKEAEARAEFAERSVQKLQKEVDRLEDDLMNEREKNKLLSEEMEATLHDIQNM, encoded by the exons atgacCACCAACATTCCACAAGGTACACTTTTGGATGTACTCAAGAAGAAAATGCGTCAGACCAAAGAAGAAATGGAAAAGTATAAAGATGAATGCGAGGAATATCACAAAAGGTTACAACTTGAGGTTGTGCGGCGTGAAGAA GCTGAATCTGAAGTTGCTGCATTAAATCGTCGCATTCAGTTGCTCGAAGAAGACTTGGAACGTTCTGAGGAACGTCTTGGATCTGCCACAGCTAAACTTTCGGAAGCATCACAAGCTGCTGATGAAAGTGAACG GATACGAAAGGCTCTTGAAAATCGTACAAATATGGAAGATGACAGAGTAGCTATATTGGAAGCACAATTATCCCAAGCAAAATTAATTGCCGAGGAAGCTGACAAAAAATACGAagag gttGCAAGAAAACTAGTCCTCATGGAACAGGATTTGGAACGTTCCGAGGAGAAAGCTGAGCTTGGCGAaag CAAAATCGTGGAACTTGAAGAAGAACTCCGCGTTGTGGGTAACAACTTGAAATCCCTCGAAGTCTCAGAAGAAAAg GCCACTCAAAAGGAAGAGACTTTCGAAGGTCAAATCAGATTATTGGATCAACAACTTaaagag GCTGAAGCCCGTGCTGAATTTGCCGAACGTTCTGTTCAAAAATTGCAGAAAGAAGTCGACAGACTCGAAG ACGATTTAATGAACGAGCgtgagaaaaataaattgctgtCAGAAGAAATGGAAGCCACTTTGCATGATATTCAAAACATGTGA